AGATTCGCGACAACATCGTCTATTACCAGGCCCTGGTGCGCCTGGACCCGGACCAGTCCCGGAAGCTTCGCCCGGAGATGACCACCCACTGTCAGATCGTGGTCGAGGAGAAAACAGACGTGCTGGTCATTCCCAACGCGGCGCTCAAATGGGTGGGCAACACCCAGGTGGTGTTCGTGGTGGAAGGCCAGGGTCGGGTGCGCGAGACGCATCCCGAACTGGGGCTGGCGGGCTTAAACGAGACCGAGGTGGTCTCCGGATTGAACGCCGGGGACAAGGTGGCGGTGCAGATTGTGTTGCCGGGCGCCCCGCGTCCGGCGACCGGATCCGGCCAGGGCGGCGGTTCCGGAGGATCGGGCGGCTCGGGCGGTTCCGGTGGGTCTGGCGGCCGTCCCGGCGGTTCCGGGCCGGGCCGGTAGGCGGGGGGACAGCCATGGCCGATTCCCCGTCCCCTCCCCCGTCCTCGACGCTCCCTGCGACGCCCCCCGGGGCGGCCGCCGGGCCGGTGGTGCGCCTGGAGGACATCTCCAAGAGCTATCTCCTGGGCGACGTGCGCTCGCACGTCCTTCGCGACGTGACCCTGTCCATCGCCGCCGGGGAGTTCACGGCCATCCAGGGGCCGTCGGGGTCGGGCAAGTCCACGCTTTTGCATATCCTGGGGCTTCTCGACCGGCCCACGTCGGGAAATTATTTTTTGTGCGGCGAAAACGTGGCCACTCTCGACGACGACGCCCTGTCCGCCCGGCGCAACGCCACCATCGGCTTCGTCTTTCAAAGCTTCTACCTCATCCCCTACGCCACGGCCCTGGACAACGTGCTGTTGCCCGGCATGTACGCCGACACCCCCAAACACCTCCTGCGCCAGCGCGGCCTGGCCCTGCTCGAGCAGGTGGGCCTGGCCGACCGGGCCGGGCACAAGCCCTCCCAGCTTTCGGGCGGCCAGCAGCAGCGTGTGGCCCTGGCCCGGGCGCTGATCAACAACCCCGACCTGATCCTGGCCGACGAACCCACGGGCCAGCTCGATTCCAAGACCGGCGAGGAGATCATGGCCCTTTTGGCGGACATCAACGCCCGGGCCGGAAAAACCGTGCTGGTGGTCACCCACGACGACGCCACGGCGGCCCATGCCCGGCGCAGGATACTGGTCCATGACGGCCGGGTGGTCTGAGGCCGCGCATGCGGCCCGCCTGACCTGGCGCAGCCTGGGTATGGCCGTGACGGCCATCCTGGCCCAGAAGCTGCGCGGCGTGTTCGTGGCCAGCGCCGTGGCCCTGGGGATTGCGGCGCTGACGGTCATCGTGGCCTCGGTGGACGGGGCGCGGCAAAAAGCCCTGGAAATCGTGGAGTGGTTCGGCCCCAATGCGGTGATGGTCCTTGGCGGGGACATCGAGAACCGGCCCGTGGGCCAGCGCGTCCTGACCCTGACCTGGGACGACTCCCGGGCCATCAGCCGTTCCCTGCCCGGGGTCATGGCCGTGGTTCCCATGCGCTCCAAGGCCTCGGTGGTCTTGCGGCACGAGGCCAAAAACGTGGTGGTCCCGGTGGTCGTGGGGGCCACGGAAAACTATGCCGACACCTGGGACTGGCCCCTGGACGAGGGCCGGGATCTGACGCTTGAGGACGTCGAGCGGTCGGCCAAGGTCTGCCTCATCGGCGACGCCCCGGCCAAGGCCCTTTTCGGCGACGCCTCCCCCCTGGGCAAGACCATCCTGGTCCAGGATCTGCCGGTGCAGGTGGTGGGGCGGCTGGCCTACCGGGGCTTCACGGGCGGCGGCGGGGACACTTCGGTGGACGACCGGATCATCCTGCCCATCACCACCCTGACCCAGCGTTTCAACATGGACCGCAAGTATTTCCGGGGGCTTCGGGTCAAGTTCTACGACCCCTCGCTCATGGATTCCCATTTGGAGAATCTGAAGTCCCTGCTGCGCCACCAGCACGGCATCGGTCCAGGCGAACCCGACGACTTCTCCCTGCTCTCGGCGGCGGACATCCTGAAGTTTCTGTCGGCCGTGACCGGGGGCATGACCGTCTTTTTGGGGGTCACGGCCGGGGTGGCCATCCTGGTGGGCGGGTTCGTGCTGGCCAATCTCATGTATTTGAGTGTCAGCGAGCGCCGGGAGGAGATCGGGCTGCGCAAGGCGCTGGGTGCGCCGGGATGGGCGGTGACGGTGCAGTTTTTGTGCGAGGCCTGCGTGCTGACGGTGGTCGGGGCGGTTTTGGGCATCGGCATCGGCATTGGACTTGGGGAGATCCTTTCCAGCCTGGGGCTGCTCAAGCTCGTACTGACGCCGAAAATCCCCCTCCTGTCGCTTACGGCGGCGCTTGGCATCGCCCTGGTCTTCGGGCTCAAACCGGCCCGCAAGGCCGCCGCGCTGGACCCCATTGAGGCCCTGCGCGGGGGAGGGGAGGGCTAGGCCGGGTCAGCCCATGGCCCGGGCCTGCTCCAGGACATGCGGCGGCGGCGTGATCCCCCGGTAGGGCGACGGATCGGTTTCGGCCGCAAAAATCTCCTTAAGCACCCGCCGCGCCCCGGCCGCGTCCCCGGCCTTGATCCGGGCCACGCCGCCCTGCAGGCGCATGTTCCACAGGAGGTGGGCCGCCGCGGCGAAATTCTCCAGGGAGATGTCCAGGAAGCGTTGGCAGGCCGTAAATCCCAGGTCGAAACAGCCGATGGCCCGGGCCGGATTCTTCTCGACCTGCAGCGCCGCCATGCCCAGGCCGTAATAGATGCCGAACAGGCAGTAGGGCAGCCTTCCCCCCAGATCCTCGAAGTCCGTCGCCGCCTCAAGCCGTGCCGCCACGGCCGTAAGGTCGTCCAGGTCCAGGCCGTAGGCGGTCGAAACGGCCCGGCGCAGGCTGGGGCCGATGCTCGCGCCCAGGGGGAAAAGCCCCAGGTGCGTCGCCCTGATCATGGCCCGGTACAAAAAACCGATCATCACGGAAGGCTGCCCGGCCAGGCGTCCGGCGGCGTCCATCAGGTATTTGAGGATGACCAGGGGGTCGCGGCGCGGCAGCGGCTCCAGCCGAAACGGCCGGTGCGAGGCATGGGCGATGAGCTGGTGCCCCGATCTTCCCACATGCACATGCTCGAAGGCGAACCGGTCCAGAAGCTGGCGCAGGGCCTGTTCCGAAAAAAGGACCGTGTGGAAATGCGGGGACAAAATCCCCAACAGGGAGGCGGCGTCCGTTTCGGGGCTGACCATCTCGGCATTGGGCGTGCCCAGGATCAGCACCCCGCCCGGGGCCAGCCGGGAGGCCAGCAGGTCTCCGAAGGCGGCCGGATCTCCAACATGCTCCAACACCTCGGAAGTGAAGACCACGTCAAGGCGGGAAGCTTTCAAGGCCGGGATATTTTCCAGATAGTCGTTGGAGATGGCCGCGCCCAGGGCGGCCTTCCCGGCCGTGCCCATACGGGAGGGTTCCACGCCCACGGCCGACCAGCCCAGGACATGGGCGGCGAAATCCAGGGCGAACCCGAAACCGCAGCCCACATCCAGAAAGCGCCGGGAGCCAGGCGCAAGGCGGAGGGAAATCAGGGGTTGCAGGATGCTGCCGATGCCCGCGCCGACCTCGACATAGTATTGGATGTGCCGGTCGGTATAGAGCGCCTCGCTGGCAAGGGGGACGAAGGGATCGTAGAAATGGCTGCCGCACCCGGCACAGGTGTACAGGGAGAGGGTGTCGCCGGTCAGTGGGCTGGTCACCCGCAGTCGCAGGGTCTGGTTGTCGCGTGCGGCGCAGGCCGGACAGCGGGCCGTGCGGCCGGGTTCGTTTTTCCAGACGATCATGGCGGCGCCTTGGTTCATGGGTCGTTTCCCGGCGGCGTCCCGGGGGAGGGCGGGCACGCCGTCGAAGGGGCCTGCGGCCGTCAGGGGGGACGCCGGATCACACCGGCAGCTTCACCGTAAACGTGGTGCCCTTGCCCGGCGAGGAGGCGTAGGCGATTTCGCCCTTGTGATCCTCGACGATGCGTTGGCACACGGCCAGCCCAAGCCCCGTGCCGCTCTCCTTGGTGGTGCAGAAGGGCTCGAAGATGCGCCCGGCCACGTCCGTCGGGATGCCGCCCCCGGTGTCGGACACGCGAAGCACGGCGAAACCGTCCGCGAAATCCGTGGTGACCCGTATCTCGCCGCCGTTCGGCATGGCCTCGGCCGCATTTTTCATCAGGTTGATGAGCACCTGGCGCACCCGGTTGGGGTCGTGGGGCACGGACGGGATGCCCTGACCCGCCTCCATGCGCACCGTGACCTGCCGGGCCTTGAGGCCTTCGGCCATCATCTTCGCCGTCTCCTCCACGGTGGTGTTGATATCCCCGAAATCGATGTGCGGCGGCGCCGGGCGGCTGAAGTCGCGTACCTCGCCTAAAAGGGTTTCCAGGCGTCCGGCCTCCTGCTCGATGATTTTCAGTTTCTCGGCGTCCTTGTCGTTCTCGGGCAGGCGTTTGCGGACCTGCCGGGCAAACCCGGCCATGAGCATGAGCGGATTTTTGATCTCGTGGGAGATGTGGGCCGCCGCCTGGCCGATGGCTGCAAAACGCTCCGAGCGGATGAGCTTTTCCTGGGCCTTGACCAGTTCCTCTTTTTTGCGCTCAACCTCCGTGCCGAGCATCCGGGAAAAGCGCATGGAAAAATACATGGCCACCAGGAACCCGAAAAACACCACGGCCTCGAAAAGCACGACCAACAGCCATTCCCGCACCACCAGCCGTCCGATGAGCCCCTGCACCTCGGTCACCGGGGCGGCCAGACAGACCCCCCAGATGTTGCCCGGGTCGTCTGCGCCG
Above is a genomic segment from Desulfolutivibrio sulfodismutans DSM 3696 containing:
- a CDS encoding ABC transporter ATP-binding protein, with protein sequence MADSPSPPPSSTLPATPPGAAAGPVVRLEDISKSYLLGDVRSHVLRDVTLSIAAGEFTAIQGPSGSGKSTLLHILGLLDRPTSGNYFLCGENVATLDDDALSARRNATIGFVFQSFYLIPYATALDNVLLPGMYADTPKHLLRQRGLALLEQVGLADRAGHKPSQLSGGQQQRVALARALINNPDLILADEPTGQLDSKTGEEIMALLADINARAGKTVLVVTHDDATAAHARRRILVHDGRVV
- a CDS encoding ABC transporter permease → MPGAGYWSMTAGWSEAAHAARLTWRSLGMAVTAILAQKLRGVFVASAVALGIAALTVIVASVDGARQKALEIVEWFGPNAVMVLGGDIENRPVGQRVLTLTWDDSRAISRSLPGVMAVVPMRSKASVVLRHEAKNVVVPVVVGATENYADTWDWPLDEGRDLTLEDVERSAKVCLIGDAPAKALFGDASPLGKTILVQDLPVQVVGRLAYRGFTGGGGDTSVDDRIILPITTLTQRFNMDRKYFRGLRVKFYDPSLMDSHLENLKSLLRHQHGIGPGEPDDFSLLSAADILKFLSAVTGGMTVFLGVTAGVAILVGGFVLANLMYLSVSERREEIGLRKALGAPGWAVTVQFLCEACVLTVVGAVLGIGIGIGLGEILSSLGLLKLVLTPKIPLLSLTAALGIALVFGLKPARKAAALDPIEALRGGGEG
- a CDS encoding class I SAM-dependent methyltransferase; the protein is MNQGAAMIVWKNEPGRTARCPACAARDNQTLRLRVTSPLTGDTLSLYTCAGCGSHFYDPFVPLASEALYTDRHIQYYVEVGAGIGSILQPLISLRLAPGSRRFLDVGCGFGFALDFAAHVLGWSAVGVEPSRMGTAGKAALGAAISNDYLENIPALKASRLDVVFTSEVLEHVGDPAAFGDLLASRLAPGGVLILGTPNAEMVSPETDAASLLGILSPHFHTVLFSEQALRQLLDRFAFEHVHVGRSGHQLIAHASHRPFRLEPLPRRDPLVILKYLMDAAGRLAGQPSVMIGFLYRAMIRATHLGLFPLGASIGPSLRRAVSTAYGLDLDDLTAVAARLEAATDFEDLGGRLPYCLFGIYYGLGMAALQVEKNPARAIGCFDLGFTACQRFLDISLENFAAAAHLLWNMRLQGGVARIKAGDAAGARRVLKEIFAAETDPSPYRGITPPPHVLEQARAMG
- a CDS encoding sensor histidine kinase, producing the protein MTRKFLAAAVALFIILTSVVAFMGWRAKNEIEQVATDQFNGQQLLLAQKIADDIDEHFAFLKTSLHSLADIWRQSPADSAQPSAALAPFFQMLKHWKVLAMGFASGDAGPAQWFDGRGALAGDVGIDPTLALAFARDPARAASAFTGRVTVPDTGPFVGKRVVVMAVGVPGQDGDPAMAGTILLVLDAMAVAREYAQGVRSGATGYAWVVDDQGFFLDHYEDRFVGQHSIETRRERNPSLDWSRIESLLRDRILTGQTGTDWYMSGWHRGVISEMKKLAAFCPARPSGADDPGNIWGVCLAAPVTEVQGLIGRLVVREWLLVVLFEAVVFFGFLVAMYFSMRFSRMLGTEVERKKEELVKAQEKLIRSERFAAIGQAAAHISHEIKNPLMLMAGFARQVRKRLPENDKDAEKLKIIEQEAGRLETLLGEVRDFSRPAPPHIDFGDINTTVEETAKMMAEGLKARQVTVRMEAGQGIPSVPHDPNRVRQVLINLMKNAAEAMPNGGEIRVTTDFADGFAVLRVSDTGGGIPTDVAGRIFEPFCTTKESGTGLGLAVCQRIVEDHKGEIAYASSPGKGTTFTVKLPV